Below is a genomic region from Balaenoptera ricei isolate mBalRic1 chromosome 3, mBalRic1.hap2, whole genome shotgun sequence.
GGCTTAGCACTAGCTGAAGGGACCCACGTTTGTTCAGGCTCCAAGGTGAATGGTGGAAGGTTACCTAGGTCCTTTGTGAGGGAAGTATGAGGTTATGTGGGCCTTTCACCATCATCTCCACACCTGGTCAGAGCTCCTGATTCCTGACAATGCCAATGTCTTCTACGCAATGAGCCCAGCCGCCCCTGGAGACTTCGTGCTGCGGCGGAAGGAGGGGGCCCGGCACACAACCTCAGTCTCCCCAACCTGAGGtggtcctccccctcctccaggacaTGGGCCCCATGGGCAGCAAGGGGCCTGGCTTCTCTcaccagggggcagggagggagctcTTCTCTGGAAATCTCTCATTCCCCAGTAGAGGCCATTGTCCTCCATACCCTGTAAACTACCCCCTCCCAACTTTATTGGACCTCATCCCTCTGACCCTTTTGGTACCAGACCCCTATCCCAAAGACATCAGCCCATGGGTGGCTGGTGGAGAGCTTCATCCCATAAACATAGAAAGGGATGTGGTGTCAGGGGTCAGACCCTCCCCCAGAGAATCGTGTAACTGTTGGGGACACATCTGAAACGATAGAAGTGGATGAAAATAGTGATCAAAGTTATGAAACAGGAGTCAGTCTTGTTTGTTCTGCGCCTGGGCTTCATGTTCACTTTTCatcaagataaagaaagaaagaaagaaagaaagaaagaaagaaagaaagaaagaaagagagagagaaagaaagaaggaaggaaggaaggaaggaaggaaggaaggaaagaaagaaagaaagaaagaaagaaagaaagaaagaaagaaagaaagaaagaaagaaagaaaaggaaggaaagaagagagaaaaagttaAGAGCCCTAAGAAAGGGGTTGGGTGAGGCATGACTTGAATCAAGGGGGGGGTCTCTGTCACAAACAGAGGGTTCAGGACTCCCTCCCTCAACATTGTTGGGGTGGTATGATTCTTTTCTGCCATGTATATGGGAGAGTGAAGAAGAAATTCCATTGGAATCAGAGACAAATAACATCATCACCCATGAGTCATTAAGGGCTGTGAGGATGAGAGGGGTGAGCTAGCGGTGCTGGGGTAGGATGAAGAAACAGGTAGAGAAGGCACAGACGAAGTGAGCTGTAGGGCCACCCGCAACATAatcataacaacaacagcaacaacaataatgatACTGACTCATGAACTCCCACTCTGCTAGCCATCAACTAGGAGCTTTATATCTAACTGTATTAATCAGGGTTCTTTCTGTTTCAAGTGGTCAAAAACCCAAATCAAACAGGTATGtgcaaaaaaggaaatgaatgccCATGTCATTGAAAAGTTCCATGCGTCCAGCTTCAGGCACAGTTGGATCCAGGGACTCAAAAATGTCACCAGGACTTTGTAACAAAATCTCTTGCCTCTGATTTGCTCTGAGAATGAGACTGTCCATTGTCTCCCTAAATCCATTCACCTTCTTCTATGGTAATGGAAACACTGATTTTTAGCAGGCTACCCAAAGTAAAAACCACATTTCCAGTCTCCCTTGCAGCAAAATGTGGTCATATGACAAAGTCTTAGCCAATGAGATGTAAAGGGAAAGGATGTGGGTAAATTCCAGGCTCTGCCCTTGAAGAGAAGGGTTGtgtcctctccttctcccttttctgCCTCCTGGTGGTTAGAATGAAGACGTGGATTGGGTCATCTTGCAGTAGGTGGTTCATACCCTCTGAATAACTGAGCCACAAACTGGAAGGAGTGtggccctctgagaccagggagcAGCCATATTGTATTGCTGCTACTTGGATTGTTACAAAAGAGAGAACTAAATGCCTATCTTATTTAAGCCATCACATTATGATTTGGGTCTCTATTACAGTAGCCAAAAGAACATTTAAATGACTACTGCCCCACTCCAAGTCAGCCTCACCCTCGTTGGGGCAGTGCCAGGCTTACATCCCACCAGCTCCACCTTCCCATGCAAGGAAAATCCCTTCATCCCATCAGCTCCAGCAAAAGTCCCAGAGCAGAAGCTGACTGGACCAGCGTGTCTTGTAGCCACCCCTGAGCCAATCACTGTGTTCAGGGGGAATGTGATATGTTCATTGGCCAGGCCTGGGTCCTGTGCTCATTCCGTCAGCTGGCAGAGACATTTCAAATCACAGGAATGGAGTCTGGGAGGGCATGTAAATAGAAATTACATTTGCTGTTACTAGGAAAAGGGAGaattctggtgaacatgcagaaaaaaaaaaaacaatccctaGGGTTCTAAACATTGTCCCTGGAACAATAATGGGGGATGCCCAGGCATTGTCTGGAGTGGGAGAGGAGCTAGAAGAATCTAGGTATCATGTAGGGCCTCATGAAAAACAGAGTTAAGCACACAGCACACTActttacaggatttttttttttctctaagtattaAGACATTAAGAccaatcgggacttccctggtggcacagtggttaagaatccgcctgccaatgcaggggaaatgggttcgagtcctggtccgggaagatcccacataccgcggagcaattaagcccgtgcgccacaactactgagcctgcgctctagagcccccgagccacaactactgagcctgcgtgttgcaactactgaagccctcgcgcctagagcccatgctccacaacaagaaaaaccaccacaatgagaagcccactcatggcaatgaagagcagccctcactcgctgcaactagagaaagcctgcatgcagcaacgaagacccaacacagccaaaaaaataataataataaaaaataaatataaaaaatttttaaaaaattttaattaaaaaaaaagaccaaccaGATGTAAGTAACAGCATCCTTCTTAAGTTAGTTTAAGCAAATAATTGCTCTCCTTACTGAGTGCTTACAATGCACCAGGCATGTTCTCAGAAGTTGACATAATCTATCTCATAATCTTCACAATAGCCttatgtgtgtggggggaggggtgcactattatcatgcccattttatacatgaaaaaCTGAGACTAGGGAgggttaagtaacttatccaaggtgGTGTGGTAAGTGGCAAGGTTGGGGTTCAAACCTGAATGGTCTGCAATACATCAGAACACATGCACTTACCAACAGGGCTAGTTTGCCTCTCATAATCACAGTTTacagtttctctccctctctctccctctttctctctctctctctctcacacacacacacacatacacacacacactcaatccAAATGCCAATTTCCCAAGGAAGAGATTCTCATtgacttctgttttttgtttgtttgttttttgtccacACTGCCCAGtttgtgggatctgagttcccctaCCAGCGACAGAACCCGTGCCGCCTGCaggggaagcatggagtcctaaccgctggaccaccagggaattccccgacttctgtttttaaaagtgcaggacaggacttccctggtggcgcagtggttgagaatccgcctgccaatgcaggggacacaggttcgagccttggtccgggaagatcccacgtgctgcggagcaactaagcccccgagccacaactactgagcctgcgctctagagcccacgagccacaactactgagcccaaatggcacaaatactgaagcctgcgcacctagagcccagtgctccgcaactagagaagccaccgcgatgaggagcccacacaccgcaacgaagagtagccccgctcaccgcaaggagagaaagcctgcgtgcatcaacaaagacccaacacagccaaaaatacataaataaatttttttttttttaaagtgcagaaGTACTCAGGAACAGCTCTATCCAGTGGCTAACACAAAGTCAACTGTTTCTCTACATCTCTCAGCTTGGTTTTTCACTAATCTTTTACTCCACAAATATTTCCTGACCTCCTACTGTATggcaggccctgttctaggtgctggggatacagaaatgaataaaacgGACTTGTGAAGGTGGTGAATCAATAACAAAGCATCAAATACGTATTAGATATAATAAGTACAGGGAATGCAAaatgctactactactactactactactaagcCGTTTAAGGGCTGATGGGGAGTGTGGGCCTAGAGGgttgctgttttatttatttatttatttatttatttttacttttggctgtgttgggtcttcgttgctgcatgcgggctttctctccttgcggtgagcgggggctactctccattgcggtgggcgggcttcgcattgcagtggcttctaggcgcatggacttcagtagttgtggcacgtgggctcagtagttgtggctcgcgggctctagagctcaggctcagtagttgtggcgcacgggcttagttgctctgcggcatgtgggatcttctcagaccagggatcgaacgtgtgtttcctgcactggcagacggattcttaaccactgcgccaccagggaagtcccggaatgGAGCTCTTTGATTGGCTAATCTGGGGCAGGCTGCCGCAATGAGGTAAgtatcaccaccaccccctccgcCTTCCCCAGGCATGTACCTCTGTGGGGAGGCTGTTTACCCCAGTTTAAGCTCAGCCCACGTGAAAAGCTTTTATACTTTGTTCTATACTTTCCAGATTATTAAAAGAACTGCACACTCCttgtaaaataaaatcccaatagTGTACAAatgtaagcagaaaaaaaaatccaaaaaaatcacaaatgaaaaCTCACACTCCAGAATATGTGTAATTTTACAAATGCAGGCTCTTTCGCACATACTGTCTGGCAGCACTGCCCAACACTGTGCAAACAATCAACCGCTACTCACTATTACGATTATTATTTTCCTACCCAGACTGGGAAGAGATGTTGATTAGCCTGATAATATCAGTAGCTTACATTTTTGGAATGTTTGCTATGTGCCAAGTcggattttacagatgaaaaggcTGAAGCTCAGATAAGGTGAGTCacctgtccagggtcacacagcaagaaagTGGGTCCTATGCAGAAACCAGAGCTGCTcccgccacccccccaccccacccccaaggggCCCCCGGGCCCTGGAGGGCCTCTGCCCTCTCTAGCCAGGCCCGGCAGGGCGGCTGCCTCCCTCTTATCTCAGCCCAGGCTGCCTGCTGGTCCCGCCCCCTCGGGGGAGCTGCCACTTGGAGGCGCCTGGCCGGGAAGGCCTGGTCAGCTGTGTCCGGCGGAGGCAGCTGCTGACCCAGCTGTGGACTGTGCCTGGGGCGGAGGAAGGTGGGGCAGGAGCCCTGGGCCTCCCGTGGCAGGGGCTGCATCATGTATCCTCTCGGGGCACCCCTCTGGCCTGGAGTTGGCTTCCTCTGTCTCCTACTCGCTGGGGCAACCTGGGCTCCCCCACCCAACCCACCGGACCCCAAGTTTGAAAGCAAAGGTAAGGGTGGAGCTGAGTGTGGACCCCCGCACTAGGTCCTGGAGGGCAATGCTGGGGCCTGAACTTCCAGCTTGGGTCCTGGGGACCATGCCAGGTTCTGAACCCGAGTCTGTGTCCTGGAGCCCAAGTTGGTGTCTGAACCCTAGACTGGGACCTGATATGACATACTGCGGGTCTGTATCCCCACACTGCGTTCTGCGGGAGAAGCTAGAGAGGGGCGTAAGAGTCctgttttatcttctcaaggagtCTGGGACATGCTAAACACTAAATGGGGCAGGGGTGGTGCTGGTTCTAGGCCCTGTGGTCTAGAGTCCCCAAGGGGAAGGGACCTAGCCGACCCtccagtgggggagggaggctaAAACCAGGGTCCGAGTCAGAGGGGCCGGGCCGCAGGCGTCTGTAAACACTGTTTGCATGCGGGCGCCATATCCCTGGGTCCGCGGGGTTgagggagcgggggcggggggcacgGTTGGCGCTATCGGGCAGCCGGGAGCCTGCCGGGGCTGATAGGGGACCCCGCCTcctgcacacacactcacccgCACGCACGTCCTGGGCTGGGGCGGGGCCGGCAGCGGGAGGCGGAGGCCTTGAATGCTGCGCTCAGCTCAGCGGGTCGCGGGGTGGGCGGGCGTGTGTGGGGAGACAATAAGACATGCAACCTACGCGTGGGAGTTCGGGGGGCAGCATTTCTGCAGACCCCTCGAAGGGCCCCACTGGGGTAGCCAGAGGGGCGGGGCTTTTTTCTTATCGGTCCGCACAggcggcaggagggaggggaggatgcTGTGGCCCGAGGACGGGGCTCGGGTCCCCTgaccccctcccctggcccccatTCCCAGCGGCCCTGCTGACAGCCCGCGAGCCTGAAGAGTTTCTGTGCTTCACCGAGAGGTTGGAGGATTTGGTGTGTTTCTGGGAGGAAGCGGCAAGCGCCGGGGTCGGCCCGGACAACTACAGCTTCTCCTACCAGCTCGAGTGAGTCCGACGGGGCAGGTGGAGCGCCCCACAGGTGGAGGGGGCGGGCGGGCCGAGCAGCGCTCCCCGGAGCTCGCACCTTGGGACTTATGGTGCCAGGGGCCGGATGGCACCTCTGCTGGTAGTCACTACTGGGAAGCCCACGGGGTCAGGGCTGACACGCTGCCTAGTGGTCGGGGCTGGAACACTCCCGTGATCACTGCTGGAGTGCGACCCCAAACTTCAGGGCTGGGACAACACCGCTCCAAAGCAGGACTAAGGCGTCGCGTACGTCGGGGCTGGGACGCCCCCTGGTGGTAGTGTCCAGAACTCGCCCTCGGTCCCGGCAATGCCTCCCAACTTGCTCCCTACCCTCGCTGGTTCCTGGGCGAACAGGGGTGAGCCGTGGAAGCCGTGCCGCCTCCATCAGGCGCCCACCACCCGCGGCTTGGTGCGTTTCTGGTGCTCGCTGCCTACAGCCGACACGTCGAGCTTCGTGCCCCTAGAGCTGAGCGTCACTGCGGCCTCCTCGGGCGCTTCACGCTACCGCCGAATCATCCACATCAACGAAGTGGGTAAGAGCGCTGGGAATGGGAGAGTGGTCGGGAGGGAGTCCCAGTCTCCGCCCACCTGAGCAACCCCTTTCCACAGTGCTCCTAGACCCTCCCGCTGGGCTGCTGGCGCGGCGGGCAGACGAGGGCGGCCATGTGGTACTGCGCTGGCTCCCACCGCCTGGGGCACCCATGGCAAGCCTCATCCGCTATGAGGTGAACATCTCGGCAGAGAACGCCGCTGGTGGCGCGCAGAGGGTGAGGCTCGCTCCTATGGCCTAGCCCCAAGGGCTCCAGAGTCGACAGGCCCTCTAGGTCCCACCCAGACGGTCACCACGGCCCCTCCCCCATGGCCTCGCCCCTCCACCTCCCGCTCAAGGCAGCTCCACGTCCACCGACTTGTCCCCTTTCCCAATGTCCCCTTTCCCCAGCCCACCTGGACTCAGTCCCACTTAACCCTTGTCCCAAACCCTAGACTTCTTCAGGGCCCGCCCCCTCTGTGCTCTGGCCCCGCAGTTAAATTGCCCGAGCCCGCCCTCTTCTACCTGGGGCCCCATGCTGATTGGCCCCGACCCTTCCTGGGCCCGGCCTCCTGCTTTCATTGCCCGCCTCCCCATGCTTGGGCTCGGTTCTTCCTTTCTCTGATTGGCTCGGTCCCTCAGGGCCCACCCTCACATACCCTCCTTTGCCCGCCCCGCCCCTATTGGCGACACCTCTCACCTGGGCCCCGCCTCCAGGTGGAGATCCTCGACGGCCGCACTGAGTGCGTGCTGAGTAACCTGCGGGGCGGAACGCGCTACACCTTCAGGATACGCGCGCGTATGGCCGAGCCGAGCTTCGGTGGCTTCTGGAGCGCCTGGTCCGAGCCTGTGTCGCTGCTGACGGCTAGTGGTGAGGCCCCAGGCAGGGGTGTAGGAGGGGCTGGGCGGAGCATGGGGCAAGCTCACCGCCCTgacctcctccctgctccccagacTTGGACCCCCTCATCCTGACGCTCTCCCTCGTGCTCGTGCTCATTCTGCTGTTGCTGGCCGTGCTAACCCTGCTCTCCCACCGCCGGTGAGCGCCCCGCTCGGCACCTGGCTCAGATTCCTCCCCACCAACGTtctcctttccctgtggaaacCTAGGCTCAAAGAGGGGCAggcacttgcccagggtcacacaatgAGGAGTCAGTCGCAGGACTGGCATGCAAGCCAGGTCAGACGCAGACTCTTACTTAAAATCCTCTGCTCTTGGGCATACTTTcacctggttttcctcctacctcagTGGCTGCCCCTTCTTGGATTCCTTTTGTGAGTACTTTTTCCCAATTTCATCAACTTCTGTAAAATCAACCAGATGGGCTTACTGAAACGATTGAACCCCAAGTGCCTCCCACCCCTGTTGTCAAGCTCCTTAGATGCTTTACGATATGACCAGCCATCCTGAGGTTTTTGTAATTCCAAGTACAAACCATGTGTTTTCACACCCCCGAGGCTTGGCACATACTGTTCCTTCTGCCAGGAATGTCCTTCTTGCCATGTCTGCCAAGCAATCTCCTAGTTGTCTTTCAAGGCCCTGTTCATTTACTTGGTTGGAAAATACATACTGAATGccaactatgtgctaggcactggggagaAAGTGTAGAACAAACCAGACGTATCCCTGACCTTGTGGATCTCATAGCTGAGTCACACAACAAATAAGGGAATCAACAGATATTTGATTATAAGTTGTGATGagtgatatcacagaaataaatgGGGTATGGGGCCATGACAGGatagtcagggaaggcctctgggAGGTGACATCAGAGCAGAAACCTGAAGTCTGGTAGGAGGCAGCCACATGAAAAGCAGGGAGAAAacccagcaagtgcaaaggccctgcggtGGGAATGAGCTTGGAACATTGAAGCAGTTGCAAGAAGAGCTGTATGGCTAGAGAAGAGTAAGGGGGGAAGTGGTGGATGATGAGATGGAGGTGACAGAGGTCAGACCATGCAGGGTCTTCtgcagggctgtggggaggaaTTGGGATTTTATTCTGAATGCATTGGGGAACTATGGAAAGGAGTGAGGAGGGAAGTAACATAATGGACCTTCAGACAAGACTGGGTGGGTTTTAGAGGGAGCATATTGAACTCCTATGTGTCCTTCAAAACTTTGTTCCAGTTGCCCTTCTGTAGGGCCTGGCAGATGCTTTGGCCGAGCCCCTGTTCCTCAGCCCCACACACTCCTCTGCCTTCGTCATGATCACAGGGGACTAGGAGTATCTTTGCTCTGTGACTGGTGCTGAGGGGGTGCTGGTGAATGGTCAGTGACACATGCCCAGGTATTCGTTTCTTTTGGCTTCACTAGGACTCTGAAGCAGAAGATATGGCCTGGCATCCCAAGCCCCGAGAGCGAGTTTGAGGGCCTCTTCACCACCCACAAGGGTAACTTCCAGGTAGGTGGCCTGGTTGTCCCCTCAGGGCCTGGGGTTTCCCTGCTCCTGTGGCCGAATCCCCGGTCTCTGAGCAGGCAGCTGCTGTTTCCCCAGCTGTGGCTGTACCAAACTGATGGCTGTCTGTGGTGGAGCCCCTGCACCCCCTTCACAGAGGACCCACCTGCCCCCCTGGAGGTCCTCTCTGAGCGCTGCTGGGGGGTGACACAGGCAGTGGAGCCAGGGGCAGATGATGAGGGGCCCCTGTTGGAGCCGGTGGGCAGCGAGCATGCCCAAGACAGCTACCTGGTGCTGGACAAGTGCTTGCTGCCCCGGAGCCCGCCCAGCGAGGACCTCCCACAGCCTGGAGGCGATCAGGACGCAGCAGCCATGGATGAAGGCTCAGAAGCATCCTCCTGCTCATCCGCTTTGGCCCTGAAGCCTGGGCCGGAGGGGGCCTCGGCTGCCAGCTTTGAGTACACCATCCTggatcccagctcccagctcttACGCCCGAGGGCACTTCCCCCTGAGctgccccctaccccaccccacctaAAGTACCTGTACCTCGTGGTGTCTGACTCTGGTATCTCAACTGACTGCAGCTCGGGGGGttcccaggaagcccagagggGCTCATCCAATGGCCCCTACTCCAACCCTTATGAGAATAGCCTCATCCCAGCCCCCGAGCCTTCACCCCCGAGCTACGTGGCCTGCTCCTAGGACTCCAGCCCTCAGGTGCACGGGGACCCAGAATGACCTCAAGTGCTACTCCAGGCCCAAGATTTATCCGGCAGGGTCAGTGAGGCCTGCTGACCTTGGCTTTCTGCTCAATTCATCCTGGTCAGAAAGTCACAACCTtgcagtatttttaaatgtacagtctTTTgtgtagatatataaatatatatacgtTTTCTGTCATGACTTCTATAAATACCTGTAAG
It encodes:
- the EPOR gene encoding erythropoietin receptor, yielding MYPLGAPLWPGVGFLCLLLAGATWAPPPNPPDPKFESKAALLTAREPEEFLCFTERLEDLVCFWEEAASAGVGPDNYSFSYQLEGEPWKPCRLHQAPTTRGLVRFWCSLPTADTSSFVPLELSVTAASSGASRYRRIIHINEVVLLDPPAGLLARRADEGGHVVLRWLPPPGAPMASLIRYEVNISAENAAGGAQRVEILDGRTECVLSNLRGGTRYTFRIRARMAEPSFGGFWSAWSEPVSLLTASDLDPLILTLSLVLVLILLLLAVLTLLSHRRTLKQKIWPGIPSPESEFEGLFTTHKGNFQLWLYQTDGCLWWSPCTPFTEDPPAPLEVLSERCWGVTQAVEPGADDEGPLLEPVGSEHAQDSYLVLDKCLLPRSPPSEDLPQPGGDQDAAAMDEGSEASSCSSALALKPGPEGASAASFEYTILDPSSQLLRPRALPPELPPTPPHLKYLYLVVSDSGISTDCSSGGSQEAQRGSSNGPYSNPYENSLIPAPEPSPPSYVACS